One part of the Rothia sp. ZJ932 genome encodes these proteins:
- the murD gene encoding UDP-N-acetylmuramoyl-L-alanine--D-glutamate ligase: protein MKATNENPILESERLASLASWDANWAGLKVVVAGLGVSGFSAADTLIELGARVLVVDGKDDAGNRDKEQTLRIIGAADVLLGEGAMDALPTVDGEKADLVITSPGLRPTLGVLADAAAQGVQIWGDVELAWRLRERAGRTTAPWLCITGTNGKTTTVGMLESILQTAGHKAIAVGNVGTPILDALRDPVDYDFFAVELSSFQLHWTHSMSPLASVVLNVAEDHVDWHEGYDNYLADKARIYENTQVACVFNADAPETITMVEEADVIEGARAIGFWANTPSVSMLGVIDGLLVDRAFLDDRKTQALEIGAVEDTGQLPTRHTVENALAASALARAAGVSPDQIREGLRAFEPGDHRIQLVANTHGVLWVNDSKATNPHAANASLASFKPVIWIAGGLSKGVEYDQLVKDHAQRLKAVIAIGTDHDGLLAALKTHAPEVPVYNITQSARETGIDITDGSWAMQQAIAKAHELSEQDDTVLMAPAAASMDQFVSYADRGNAFIDAVANLVEEINGQ, encoded by the coding sequence ATGAAAGCTACCAACGAAAACCCCATTCTTGAGTCAGAGCGTTTAGCATCGCTGGCATCGTGGGACGCCAACTGGGCAGGTCTCAAAGTTGTTGTTGCCGGCTTGGGTGTCTCGGGCTTCTCAGCTGCTGATACCCTCATTGAGCTGGGCGCGCGCGTCCTGGTGGTAGATGGCAAAGACGATGCTGGAAACCGCGACAAAGAGCAAACTCTGCGCATCATTGGCGCTGCGGACGTTCTGCTAGGCGAGGGCGCAATGGACGCCCTACCCACTGTGGACGGCGAAAAAGCTGACCTCGTGATTACCTCACCCGGGCTTCGTCCTACCCTCGGTGTTCTGGCGGATGCAGCAGCTCAGGGCGTTCAGATCTGGGGAGATGTTGAACTTGCCTGGCGTCTGCGTGAACGCGCCGGACGCACCACCGCACCCTGGCTGTGTATTACCGGCACCAATGGTAAAACCACCACCGTGGGCATGCTTGAGTCAATTCTGCAGACTGCAGGTCACAAAGCCATCGCCGTAGGTAATGTTGGCACCCCCATTCTTGATGCCCTGCGTGATCCTGTTGACTACGACTTCTTCGCGGTGGAACTCTCAAGTTTTCAGTTGCACTGGACCCACTCCATGTCACCGCTAGCATCTGTGGTACTCAACGTTGCCGAAGACCACGTGGACTGGCACGAAGGCTACGATAACTACTTAGCTGATAAAGCCCGTATTTACGAAAACACCCAGGTTGCTTGCGTCTTTAACGCAGATGCACCCGAAACCATCACCATGGTCGAAGAAGCAGACGTTATCGAGGGCGCTCGCGCTATTGGTTTTTGGGCAAACACCCCCAGCGTCTCTATGCTCGGCGTTATTGACGGTTTACTGGTGGATCGTGCTTTCCTCGATGACCGTAAAACCCAGGCACTTGAAATCGGTGCGGTAGAAGATACCGGGCAGCTGCCCACCCGCCACACCGTTGAAAATGCCCTGGCTGCATCTGCCCTCGCACGAGCAGCCGGTGTTAGCCCCGATCAGATCCGCGAAGGCCTGCGCGCTTTTGAACCCGGCGACCACCGCATCCAACTGGTGGCAAATACTCACGGTGTTCTGTGGGTTAACGACTCCAAAGCAACTAACCCGCATGCCGCGAACGCTTCTCTGGCTTCCTTCAAACCGGTGATTTGGATTGCTGGTGGTCTTTCAAAGGGGGTCGAATACGACCAGCTGGTCAAAGACCACGCACAACGTTTGAAAGCTGTTATTGCGATTGGAACAGACCACGATGGTCTGTTAGCTGCCTTGAAAACGCACGCTCCCGAGGTGCCGGTTTACAACATAACCCAGTCAGCTCGTGAGACGGGAATCGACATCACCGATGGTAGCTGGGCTATGCAACAAGCCATTGCCAAAGCCCACGAGCTTTCGGAACAAGATGACACGGTACTGATGGCACCGGCAGCGGCATCTATGGATCAGTTTGTATCCTACGCTGATCGCGGCAATGCTTTTATTGACGCAGTAGCTAACCTGGTCGAAGAAATCAACGGCCAGTAA
- the mraY gene encoding phospho-N-acetylmuramoyl-pentapeptide-transferase has product MIPILFAAAFGLLITIFGTPVFTKYLVGKQFGQFIREDGPTSHQTKRGTPTMGGAVIMAGATGGFFLSLIATALIFGVSVMPSASVLLLLFLMLGMAGVGFIDDYRKIAKKQSEGLKPWEKIVLQGAVGTIFGALALQFPNERGWTPASTAISFTRDTALDLAAAGPVVGVVLFVLLANLISTATTNAVNLTDGLDGLASGIAIMVFSGYMLISMWQNNHLCDLNAMVDVCYEVRDPLQLGMMAASLVGSLIGFLWWNTSPASIFMGDTGSLGIGGALAAFAMLSRTELLLVILAGLFVSITVSVIIQVGYFKLSGGKRVFLMAPLQHHFELKGWPEVKVVVRFWIVAGLLVLIALGIFYGDWLMSNGGVLNA; this is encoded by the coding sequence ATGATTCCCATCTTATTTGCAGCCGCCTTTGGTTTGCTGATTACGATTTTTGGTACCCCGGTATTCACCAAATACCTCGTGGGTAAGCAGTTCGGTCAGTTCATCCGTGAAGACGGCCCTACCTCGCACCAGACGAAGCGTGGCACACCCACCATGGGTGGTGCCGTCATCATGGCGGGTGCGACCGGAGGTTTCTTTCTGTCGCTGATAGCCACCGCCCTGATTTTTGGGGTGAGCGTTATGCCTTCTGCCTCGGTGCTACTGCTGCTCTTTTTGATGTTGGGTATGGCGGGGGTCGGCTTCATTGATGACTACCGCAAGATCGCTAAAAAGCAGTCTGAGGGTCTCAAACCGTGGGAAAAGATTGTGTTGCAGGGCGCTGTGGGTACCATTTTCGGTGCTTTGGCTCTTCAGTTTCCCAATGAAAGAGGCTGGACGCCGGCATCTACCGCTATTTCTTTCACCCGCGATACTGCCCTCGATTTGGCAGCTGCCGGTCCGGTGGTGGGTGTGGTTCTCTTTGTGCTGTTGGCTAACCTGATTTCTACGGCGACCACTAACGCTGTGAACCTTACCGATGGGTTGGACGGGCTAGCAAGCGGTATCGCCATCATGGTCTTTAGTGGTTACATGCTTATTTCCATGTGGCAGAACAACCACCTGTGTGACCTTAACGCCATGGTGGATGTTTGCTATGAGGTGCGCGACCCCTTGCAACTTGGCATGATGGCGGCATCTCTGGTGGGTTCACTGATTGGTTTCTTGTGGTGGAACACCTCACCGGCATCCATCTTCATGGGTGATACCGGTTCACTCGGTATTGGCGGTGCTCTTGCTGCTTTCGCGATGCTCTCACGCACCGAACTGCTGCTGGTTATTCTTGCCGGTCTTTTTGTCTCCATTACCGTTTCCGTGATTATTCAGGTGGGGTACTTCAAACTGAGCGGCGGTAAGCGCGTATTTTTGATGGCACCGTTGCAGCACCACTTTGAGCTCAAGGGCTGGCCTGAAGTCAAGGTTGTTGTACGTTTTTGGATTGTTGCCGGCTTGCTGGTGCTGATTGCCCTCGGCATTTTCTACGGTGACTGGCTGATGAGCAACGGAGGAGTACTCAACGCATGA